The following coding sequences lie in one Arachis ipaensis cultivar K30076 chromosome B05, Araip1.1, whole genome shotgun sequence genomic window:
- the LOC107640060 gene encoding uncharacterized protein LOC107640060, whose translation MGVTPFHPSLLKVRLPRNFDKSTDMRYDGTKDPQEHITAFEARMNLEGVGNAVRCRAFPVTLAGPAIRWFNALPQGSIIAFTDISQSFLARFTTRIAKAKYPINLLGVTQKPGEPTRNFLDRFNDECLEIDGLTDSVGSLCLTNGLLNEDFRKHLTTKPVWSMQEIQSMAKEYINNEEVSQVVATNKRQLPNHPARQTTQVDSYKEAPRDGTLSKLSKQPRVGSFTNYTPLTAPIVEVYQQIADKEILSRPRPLKERTGGNKSLYCDYHKGFGHKTQDCFDLKDALEQAIREGKLNEFSRLIREPWRKERERSKEDWSYTVKPRQEPTGDANNPPTFVVNIVVGRDSPPKSRSAAKKDTRVLSISTEGPVASKGYPTISFGPEDKWFYDLPENLPW comes from the coding sequence ATGGGAGTCACTCCTTTCCACCCCTCTCTCCTCAAGGTCCGGCTCCCGAGAAACTTCGACAAGTcgacggacatgaggtacgatgggACTAAGGACCCCCAGGAGCATATCACAGCCTTTGAAGCAAGGATGAACTTGGAAGGGGTAGGCAACGCAGTCAGATGCCGGGCATTTCCCGTGACGCTGGCTGGCCCAGCGATCCGATGGTTCAATGCCCTTCCACAAGGATCCATCATAGCTTTCACAGACATATCCCAGAGCTTCCTGGCTCGGTTCACGACACGCATAGCCAAAGCAAAATACCCAATCAACTTATTAGGGGTTACCCAAAAACCTGGGGAGCCGACCAGGAATTTCCTAGATAGATTCAACGATGAGTGCTTGGAGATTGACGGCCTCACGGACTCAGTCGGCAGCCTTTGCCTAACGAACGGCCTACTAAACGAGGACTTCAGAAAACACCTCACTACTAAGCCTGTCTGGTCCATGCAAGAGATCCAAAGCATGGCCAAGGAATACATAAATAATGAGGAAGTCAGCCAGGTGGTAGCAACCAACAAACGGCAGCTACCAAACCACCCAGCTCGGCAGACCACCCAAGTCGACAGCTACAAAGAAGCTCCCAGGGACGGCACCCTAAGCAAGCTGTCCAAGCAGCCACGGGTAGGAAGTTTCACGAACTACACGCCACTCACGGCACCCATAGTAGAAGTCTACCAACAAATTGCAGACAAGGAAATCCTATCCAGACCTAGACCATTGAAAGAGAGAACAGGAGGCAACAAAAGCCTTTACTGTGATTACCACAAGGGATTTGGTCACAaaacccaagactgcttcgatcTCAAGGATGCCTTAGAACAGGCCATCAGAGAGGGAAAGCTGAATGAATTCTCCCGGCTCATCAGAGAACCGTGGAGGAAAGAAAGAGAGCGCTCCAAAGAAGATTGGAGCTACACTGTCAAGCCAAGACAAGAACCTACGGGGGATGCCAATAACCCCCCAACATTCGTGGTCAATATCGTGGTCGGGCGTGACAGCCCTCCTAAATCCAGATCGGCAGCGAAAAAGGATACCCGGGTACTCTCCATCTCGACAGAGGGCCCCGTCGCCAGCAAAGGGTATCCCACAATATCTTTTGGCCCGGAAGATAAATGGTTTTACGATCTCCCCGAAAACCTCCCATGGTAG